The following are encoded together in the Pseudomonas sediminis genome:
- the glcC gene encoding transcriptional regulator GlcC has product MDGQQGVARRQVSDVVAERIERLIVDGVLKVGQPLPSERRLCEKLGISRSALREGLKVLRGRGIIDTAQGRDSRVAKLSGERDASPLMHLFNSQPRTLYDLLEVRGLLEGESARLAALRGTEADFVLLTRRYEEMLAAHAQENPVDPREHARLDHAFHLAICEASHNPVLVHTLQSLTDLMLSTVFASVNNLYHRPAQKRQIDRQHSRLYHAVIERLPEQAQRAARDHINSIRDNLQEIEQEEQRLVRATMRLEGWA; this is encoded by the coding sequence ATGGACGGGCAACAGGGTGTCGCACGGCGGCAGGTAAGCGATGTTGTGGCCGAACGCATCGAGCGGCTGATCGTCGATGGCGTGCTCAAGGTAGGGCAGCCACTGCCGTCGGAACGGCGCCTGTGCGAAAAGCTGGGCATCTCCCGTTCGGCGCTACGTGAAGGGCTCAAGGTATTGCGTGGTCGCGGCATCATCGACACCGCGCAGGGGCGTGATTCACGGGTGGCCAAGCTCAGCGGCGAGCGCGATGCCAGCCCGCTGATGCACCTGTTCAACTCGCAACCACGCACCCTGTATGACCTGCTGGAGGTGCGCGGCCTGCTCGAAGGCGAGTCGGCGCGTTTGGCGGCGCTGCGTGGCACCGAGGCGGATTTCGTCCTGCTGACCCGGCGTTACGAAGAGATGCTGGCGGCCCATGCGCAGGAAAATCCGGTTGATCCGCGTGAGCATGCGCGCCTCGACCATGCCTTTCACCTGGCCATCTGCGAGGCCTCGCACAACCCGGTGCTGGTGCACACCTTGCAGTCGCTGACCGACCTGATGCTCAGCACCGTGTTCGCCTCGGTGAACAACCTCTACCACCGCCCGGCGCAGAAACGACAGATCGACCGCCAGCATTCGCGCCTGTACCACGCGGTGATCGAACGCCTGCCGGAACAAGCCCAGCGCGCCGCGCGCGACCATATCAACAGCATTCGCGACAACCTGCAGGAGATCGAGCAGGAAGAGCAGCGCCTGGTGCGCGCGACCATGCGTTTGGAGGGCTGGGCATGA
- a CDS encoding type IV pili methyl-accepting chemotaxis transducer N-terminal domain-containing protein translates to MLKKYLSVILLACAALVSMPSLAQLSDSEAMNMAGLQRSLTQRMAKNYLMLGADVRVDVAQRQLKETIERFDASQKALAGYAPTAEIKAALAKVDATWAVHRQQVEAKPDHAKAAEMLATSEELLQQTQHVSDLMGQHLGAMGASVHHTGWARVQTQRIAMLYMAKSWRVPAPDLDAKLDKAVSDFETILKELEARGTPNEEIANTQRRARAHWGFTLKGIDLHASQDFVPTVITVSTDSLFRQLNELTRLYAGLQAKEA, encoded by the coding sequence GTGTTGAAGAAGTACCTGTCTGTCATTCTGCTCGCCTGCGCCGCGCTGGTGAGCATGCCCAGCCTGGCGCAGTTGAGCGATTCCGAAGCCATGAACATGGCCGGTCTGCAGCGCTCGCTGACCCAGCGCATGGCCAAGAACTACCTGATGCTCGGTGCCGACGTGCGCGTAGATGTGGCCCAGCGTCAGCTCAAGGAAACCATCGAGCGTTTCGATGCCAGCCAGAAGGCCCTGGCCGGTTACGCCCCCACTGCCGAGATCAAGGCCGCGCTGGCCAAGGTCGACGCCACCTGGGCTGTTCATCGCCAGCAGGTCGAAGCCAAGCCGGATCACGCCAAGGCCGCGGAAATGCTCGCCACCAGCGAGGAGCTGCTGCAGCAGACGCAGCACGTCAGTGACCTGATGGGCCAGCACCTGGGCGCCATGGGCGCCTCCGTGCATCACACCGGCTGGGCGCGCGTGCAGACCCAGCGCATCGCCATGCTCTACATGGCCAAGTCCTGGCGTGTGCCTGCGCCGGACCTGGATGCCAAGCTGGACAAGGCCGTGAGCGATTTCGAGACCATCCTCAAGGAGCTGGAAGCCCGCGGCACGCCGAACGAGGAAATCGCCAACACCCAGCGTCGCGCCCGCGCCCACTGGGGTTTCACCCTCAAGGGCATCGACCTGCACGCCTCGCAGGACTTCGTGCCGACCGTGATCACCGTCAGCACCGACTCGCTGTTCCGTCAGCTCAACGAGCTGACCCGTCTGTACGCCGGCCTGCAGGCCAAAGAGGCCTGA
- a CDS encoding response regulator has product MLSNQPLPAADILVVEDEPKLAALLRDYLQAEGHRVTCLADGLAVVPAVRAKEPQLILLDIMLPGRDGLDICRELRTFSDVPIMLITARVEEVDRLLGLDLGADDYICKPFSPREVMARVRAVLRRRPPANNGLRLDAQAYRAFYNQQELDLTPVEFRLLHCLATTPGRVYSRDQLMDHLYDDHRVVTDRTVDSHVKNLRRKLEQAAPEQELIHSIYGVGYKLEL; this is encoded by the coding sequence ATGCTGAGCAACCAACCACTGCCAGCAGCCGACATCCTGGTGGTCGAGGACGAACCCAAGTTGGCGGCGCTGCTGCGCGACTACCTGCAGGCTGAAGGGCATCGCGTCACCTGCCTGGCCGACGGCCTGGCGGTGGTGCCAGCGGTGCGTGCAAAAGAGCCGCAACTGATCCTGCTCGACATCATGCTGCCGGGCCGCGACGGCCTGGATATCTGCCGCGAACTGCGCACCTTCAGCGACGTACCGATCATGCTGATCACCGCGCGCGTCGAAGAAGTCGACCGCTTGCTCGGCCTCGACCTCGGCGCGGATGACTACATCTGCAAACCCTTCAGCCCGCGCGAAGTGATGGCGCGCGTGCGCGCTGTGCTGCGCCGCCGCCCGCCGGCCAACAACGGCCTGCGCCTGGATGCCCAGGCCTACCGGGCCTTCTACAACCAGCAGGAACTCGACCTGACCCCGGTGGAATTCCGCCTGCTGCACTGCCTGGCGACCACCCCCGGGCGGGTCTACTCGCGCGACCAGCTTATGGATCATCTCTACGACGACCACCGCGTCGTCACCGACCGCACCGTCGACAGCCACGTGAAGAACCTGCGCCGCAAACTGGAGCAGGCCGCTCCCGAGCAGGAGCTGATCCACTCCATCTATGGTGTTGGTTACAAGCTTGAGCTTTAG
- a CDS encoding ATP-binding protein, whose translation MKNSLSRKLFFAVFGIAVLVALAMGAADGWNFARGFVGYINGQTEERMRQVLPRLGDYYREQHSWDGLLKDRRRWFGLIHPQGEPENEDQSTWELPVSDLTGAIFRISLLDADKRSLIAFVEPTEDALQMPIEVDGKTVGWLAMTPFQSVTEAGGELLLKRQLQASLAVGLLALLLAALLAGWASRRLLAPVRRVAAATHRLAAGEYSERVEEAANDDVGQLARDFNLLAYTLERNERMRRDFMADVSHELRTPLAVLQGELEALEDGVRKLDGDSLRSLQQEVRQLNKLVDDLSELSLADVGALTYRLQPHDLVELLREALAGSQERCREHGLQLELQLPLHALPVRVDAARIRQLISNLLENSLRYTEAGGLLRIRLQEQQGRIALDWMDSAPGVAEADIPHLCERFFRTDSSRQRASGGSGLGLAICRSIAEAHGGTLEAKASPLGGLWLHLNLPWENGPC comes from the coding sequence ATGAAGAACAGTCTTTCCCGCAAGCTCTTTTTCGCCGTGTTCGGCATCGCCGTGCTGGTCGCATTGGCCATGGGCGCCGCCGACGGCTGGAACTTCGCCCGTGGTTTCGTCGGCTATATCAACGGCCAGACCGAAGAACGCATGCGCCAGGTGCTGCCGCGCCTGGGCGACTACTACCGCGAGCAACACAGCTGGGACGGCCTGCTCAAGGACCGCCGGCGCTGGTTCGGCCTGATCCACCCACAGGGCGAGCCGGAGAACGAGGATCAGAGCACCTGGGAACTGCCGGTCTCCGACCTGACCGGCGCGATATTCCGCATCTCCCTGCTCGACGCCGACAAGCGCAGCCTGATCGCCTTCGTCGAACCCACCGAGGACGCCCTGCAAATGCCCATCGAAGTGGACGGCAAAACCGTCGGCTGGCTGGCCATGACGCCCTTCCAGAGCGTCACCGAGGCCGGCGGCGAGCTGCTGCTCAAGCGCCAGCTTCAGGCCAGCCTGGCGGTCGGTCTGCTCGCCCTGCTGCTGGCCGCACTGCTCGCTGGCTGGGCCTCACGGCGCCTGCTGGCACCGGTGCGGCGGGTGGCAGCGGCCACGCACCGCCTGGCCGCTGGCGAGTACAGCGAACGTGTGGAGGAAGCCGCGAACGATGACGTCGGCCAGCTGGCCCGCGACTTCAACCTGCTGGCCTACACCCTGGAGCGCAACGAACGCATGCGCCGCGACTTCATGGCTGATGTGTCCCATGAACTGCGCACCCCGCTGGCCGTGCTGCAGGGCGAACTGGAGGCACTGGAAGATGGCGTGCGCAAACTCGACGGTGACTCGCTGCGCTCGCTGCAGCAGGAGGTGCGCCAGTTGAACAAACTCGTCGATGACCTCTCCGAACTGTCGTTGGCCGATGTCGGCGCCCTGACCTATCGTCTGCAGCCGCACGACCTGGTCGAGCTGCTGCGCGAAGCCCTCGCTGGCAGCCAGGAGCGCTGCCGGGAGCACGGCCTGCAACTCGAACTGCAGTTGCCGTTGCACGCCCTGCCGGTGCGCGTCGACGCCGCGCGCATCCGCCAACTGATCAGCAACCTGCTGGAAAACAGCCTGCGCTACACCGAGGCCGGCGGACTCCTGCGCATCCGCCTGCAGGAGCAGCAAGGGCGCATTGCCCTGGACTGGATGGATTCAGCACCAGGGGTTGCCGAGGCGGACATTCCGCACCTGTGCGAACGCTTCTTTCGCACCGACAGTTCGCGTCAGCGCGCCAGCGGTGGCTCCGGCCTGGGCCTGGCGATCTGCCGCAGCATCGCCGAGGCGCACGGCGGCACCCTCGAAGCAAAGGCCTCACCACTGGGCGGGCTGTGGCTGCACCTGAACCTGCCATGGGAGAACGGCCCATGCTGA
- a CDS encoding efflux RND transporter periplasmic adaptor subunit yields MHITLRKTLLSLALSLALAGCGEQAAPPPASQAEVGVISLQPQAQRITSELPGRTKAWLSAEIRPQVGGILQKRLFTEGSQVKTGDVLYIIEPAPYQAAFDQAKANTAEARATLDAAQLKARRYANLVKIDAVSQQDNEDAQSSLQSAKAAYQAAQAAQESARIDLAHTRLQAPISGRVETSSVTPGALVTASQDAALTTVQQLDPLYIDITQSSAQVLHYKRELAAGRLTASGDNEAQIRLVLEDGSEYAHSGSLQFSGASVSQSTGSVTLRAVIPNPEGLLLPGMYVRAQLDEAVDQQALLVPQRAVTRSASGATSVLLVVDGKVEQRQIEVGRSVENQWWVESGLAAGDQVIIEGGQKVRVGDSVKSVTLQQASSTDQLAANAAQ; encoded by the coding sequence ATGCACATCACTCTGCGCAAGACCCTGTTGAGCCTGGCCCTGAGCCTGGCCCTGGCCGGTTGTGGCGAACAGGCCGCGCCGCCACCAGCGTCGCAGGCTGAGGTCGGCGTGATCAGCCTGCAGCCGCAGGCGCAACGCATTACCAGCGAGCTGCCCGGGCGCACCAAGGCCTGGCTGAGCGCCGAGATCCGTCCGCAGGTCGGCGGCATCCTGCAGAAACGCCTGTTCACCGAGGGCAGCCAGGTCAAGACCGGCGACGTGCTCTACATCATCGAGCCCGCGCCGTACCAGGCGGCGTTCGACCAGGCCAAGGCCAACACTGCCGAGGCCCGCGCCACGCTTGATGCGGCTCAGCTCAAGGCGCGCCGCTACGCCAATCTGGTGAAAATCGACGCGGTCAGCCAGCAGGACAACGAGGACGCCCAGTCCTCGCTGCAGAGCGCCAAGGCTGCCTACCAGGCTGCGCAAGCGGCACAGGAAAGCGCGCGCATCGACCTCGCCCATACCCGCCTGCAGGCGCCGATCAGCGGTCGCGTGGAGACCTCCAGTGTCACCCCCGGCGCGCTGGTCACCGCCAGCCAGGATGCCGCCCTGACCACCGTGCAGCAGCTCGATCCGCTGTACATCGACATCACCCAATCCAGCGCCCAGGTGCTGCATTACAAGCGTGAGCTGGCGGCCGGGCGGCTGACGGCGAGCGGCGACAACGAGGCGCAGATCCGCCTGGTGCTGGAAGACGGCAGCGAGTACGCGCACTCCGGCAGCCTGCAGTTCAGTGGCGCCAGCGTGTCGCAAAGCACTGGCAGCGTGACCCTGCGCGCGGTGATCCCCAACCCCGAAGGGCTGCTGCTGCCGGGCATGTACGTGCGTGCTCAGCTCGATGAGGCGGTCGACCAGCAGGCGCTGCTGGTGCCGCAGCGCGCCGTCACGCGCAGCGCCAGTGGTGCCACCAGCGTGCTGCTGGTGGTCGACGGCAAGGTCGAGCAGCGCCAGATCGAAGTGGGGCGCAGCGTCGAAAACCAGTGGTGGGTCGAGAGTGGTCTGGCCGCCGGTGACCAGGTGATCATCGAAGGTGGGCAGAAGGTGCGCGTTGGCGACAGCGTCAAGAGCGTGACGCTGCAACAGGCCAGCAGCACTGATCAGCTTGCCGCCAACGCGGCGCAGTGA
- a CDS encoding efflux RND transporter permease subunit yields the protein MARFFIDRPIFAWVIAIVIMLAGGLSISQLPLEQYPDIAPPTVRISATYTGASAKTIEDSVTQVIEQQMKGLDGLMYMSATSSSDGSASISLTFTAGTDADVAQMQVQNKLQQAESRLPQSVQSQGITVTKGGGDFLMIVAISSANASVTATDIGDFIDSQLLDQISRVDGVGDVDTLGSGYAMRVWLDPAKMEQYALMPSDVSSALEAQNTEVSAGQLGALPAAAGQQLNATITARSRLQSVQEFRDLVLKTDSDGSLVLLSDVARVELGSESYDITSALNGQPAAAMGVKLATGANALDVAEAVKARLAELQPNFPAEMQLQTSIPYDTTPFVSLSIEEVVKALFEAIVLVVAIMYLFLQNVRATLIPAITVPVVLLGTFGVLATMGYSINSLTMFAMVLAIGLLVDDAIVVVENVERVMAEEGLSPREATRKSMGEISGALIGIALVLSAVFIPMAFFSGSTGVIYRQFSVTVVSAMLLSVLVAMTLSPALCASLLKPGHGEAQRGFFGWFNRMFARNTERYQSGVGAVLRRGPRMLLVYAAIVAVLGFGYARLPGAFLPDEDQGMLMAMVQLPVGATDDRTQAATKELVDYLLKQPEVDSLITITGMGMGGNAQNSGRAFIKLKDWSVREGADQSGAALARRATQELSGLRDASIFIMQPPAVRGLGESSGFDLHLKDVGGVGHDALIAARDQFLALAAKSDKLVGVRSTGLEDTPEFHISIDDRKSGAFGLATSDINDTLGTAMGGSYVNDFVYNGRVQKVYVQGEANARMQPEDINRWYVRNDADEMVPFSAFASSAWSYGSPLLERYNGNSSVELVGDPADGVSSGEAMTEVEALVAQLPSGIGYEWSGQSYQERLSGSQAPLLYAVSILFVFLCLAALYESWSVPFSVMLVVPLGVVGAVVGSGLAGLSNDVYFQVGLLTTVGLAAKNAILIVEFAKHLQEQGVELVEATLQACRQRLRPILMTSLAFMFGVLPLALSSGAGAGGRQAIGTSVLGGMFSATVLGIIFVPLFFVLVRRLVGKRGNLAAAEGVSA from the coding sequence ATGGCACGTTTCTTCATTGATCGACCGATTTTTGCCTGGGTCATTGCCATCGTCATCATGCTGGCCGGCGGGCTGTCGATCAGCCAGTTGCCGCTGGAGCAGTACCCGGACATCGCGCCGCCGACCGTGCGCATTTCCGCCACCTACACCGGTGCTTCGGCCAAGACCATTGAGGACTCGGTCACCCAGGTGATCGAACAGCAGATGAAGGGCCTCGACGGCCTGATGTACATGTCGGCCACCAGCAGCTCCGATGGCAGCGCCAGCATCAGCCTGACCTTCACCGCCGGCACCGATGCCGACGTGGCGCAGATGCAGGTGCAGAACAAGTTGCAGCAGGCCGAATCACGCCTGCCGCAGTCGGTGCAGAGCCAGGGCATCACGGTGACCAAGGGCGGCGGCGACTTCCTGATGATCGTCGCCATCTCCTCCGCCAATGCCAGCGTCACCGCCACCGATATCGGCGACTTCATCGACAGCCAGTTGCTCGACCAGATCAGCCGTGTCGATGGCGTCGGTGATGTCGATACGCTGGGCTCCGGCTATGCCATGCGCGTCTGGCTCGACCCGGCCAAGATGGAGCAGTACGCGCTGATGCCGAGCGATGTGAGCAGCGCCCTGGAGGCGCAGAACACCGAGGTATCTGCCGGCCAGCTGGGCGCCCTGCCGGCCGCAGCCGGGCAGCAGCTCAACGCCACCATCACCGCGCGCAGCCGCTTGCAGAGCGTGCAGGAATTCCGCGACCTCGTGCTCAAGACCGACAGCGACGGCTCGCTGGTGCTGCTCTCGGATGTGGCGCGGGTCGAGCTGGGCAGTGAAAGCTACGACATCACCAGTGCGCTCAACGGCCAGCCGGCGGCAGCCATGGGCGTCAAGCTGGCCACCGGCGCCAACGCGCTGGACGTGGCCGAGGCGGTCAAGGCGCGCCTGGCCGAGCTGCAGCCGAACTTCCCGGCGGAAATGCAGTTGCAGACAAGCATTCCCTACGACACCACGCCTTTCGTCAGCCTGTCGATCGAGGAAGTGGTCAAGGCGCTGTTCGAAGCCATCGTGCTGGTGGTGGCGATCATGTACCTGTTCCTGCAGAACGTGCGCGCCACGCTGATCCCGGCGATCACCGTGCCGGTGGTGCTGCTGGGTACTTTCGGCGTGCTGGCGACCATGGGTTATTCGATCAACTCGCTGACCATGTTCGCCATGGTGCTGGCCATCGGCTTGCTGGTGGATGACGCCATCGTGGTGGTGGAGAACGTCGAGCGGGTGATGGCCGAGGAGGGCCTGTCGCCCCGCGAGGCCACGCGCAAATCGATGGGCGAGATCAGCGGCGCGCTGATTGGCATCGCTCTGGTGCTGTCGGCGGTGTTTATCCCGATGGCTTTCTTCAGCGGTTCCACCGGGGTGATCTACCGGCAGTTCTCGGTCACCGTGGTCAGCGCCATGCTGCTCTCGGTGCTGGTGGCCATGACCTTGAGCCCGGCGCTGTGCGCCAGTCTGCTCAAGCCGGGCCATGGCGAGGCGCAGCGCGGCTTCTTCGGCTGGTTCAACCGCATGTTCGCGCGCAACACCGAGCGTTATCAGTCCGGCGTTGGCGCGGTACTGCGCCGTGGCCCGCGCATGCTGCTGGTGTACGCGGCCATCGTCGCCGTGCTCGGCTTCGGTTATGCGCGGCTGCCGGGCGCGTTTCTGCCGGATGAAGACCAGGGCATGCTGATGGCCATGGTGCAGCTGCCGGTAGGCGCCACCGACGACCGCACGCAGGCGGCCACCAAGGAACTGGTCGATTACCTGCTCAAGCAGCCGGAAGTGGACTCGCTGATCACCATCACCGGTATGGGCATGGGCGGCAACGCGCAGAACTCCGGACGCGCCTTTATCAAACTGAAGGACTGGAGCGTGCGCGAAGGCGCCGACCAGAGCGGCGCAGCCCTGGCCCGTCGCGCCACTCAGGAGCTGTCCGGGTTGCGTGACGCGAGCATCTTCATCATGCAGCCGCCGGCGGTGCGCGGCCTCGGCGAAAGCTCGGGCTTCGACCTGCATCTCAAGGATGTCGGCGGTGTTGGCCACGATGCGCTGATTGCCGCGCGTGACCAGTTCCTCGCCCTGGCGGCCAAGAGCGACAAGTTGGTCGGCGTGCGCAGCACGGGCCTGGAGGATACCCCGGAGTTCCACATCAGCATCGATGACCGCAAGAGCGGCGCTTTCGGCCTGGCTACCAGCGACATCAACGACACGCTGGGCACCGCCATGGGCGGCAGCTACGTCAACGACTTCGTCTACAACGGCCGGGTGCAGAAGGTCTACGTGCAGGGCGAAGCGAATGCGCGCATGCAGCCCGAGGACATCAACCGCTGGTACGTGCGCAACGATGCCGACGAGATGGTGCCGTTCAGTGCCTTCGCCAGCAGCGCCTGGAGCTACGGTTCGCCGCTGCTGGAGCGCTACAACGGCAACTCCTCGGTGGAGTTGGTGGGCGACCCGGCTGACGGCGTCAGCTCCGGCGAGGCCATGACCGAGGTCGAGGCGCTGGTCGCGCAACTGCCCAGCGGCATCGGCTACGAGTGGTCCGGGCAGTCCTACCAGGAGCGCCTGTCCGGTTCGCAGGCGCCGTTGCTCTATGCGGTGTCGATCCTGTTCGTGTTCCTCTGCCTGGCCGCTTTGTACGAGAGCTGGTCGGTACCGTTCTCGGTGATGCTGGTGGTGCCGTTGGGCGTGGTCGGCGCGGTGGTCGGCAGTGGCCTGGCCGGGCTGAGCAACGACGTCTACTTCCAGGTCGGCCTGCTCACCACCGTGGGCCTGGCGGCGAAGAACGCGATCCTGATCGTCGAGTTCGCCAAGCACCTGCAGGAGCAGGGTGTGGAACTGGTCGAGGCGACGCTGCAGGCTTGCCGCCAGCGTCTGCGCCCGATCCTGATGACCTCGCTGGCGTTCATGTTCGGTGTGCTGCCGCTGGCCCTGAGCAGCGGTGCCGGCGCCGGCGGCCGCCAGGCCATCGGCACCAGCGTATTGGGCGGCATGTTCAGCGCCACCGTGCTGGGCATCATCTTCGTCCCGCTGTTCTTCGTGCTGGTGCGCCGCCTGGTCGGCAAGCGCGGCAATCTGGCTGCAGCAGAAGGAGTCTCGGCATGA
- a CDS encoding efflux transporter outer membrane subunit: MSRAMFPLALVAALTLAGCVNLAPDYQQPAAPVPAQWPASADTGTASAQLGWQSFFLDARLRQVVGQALDNNRDLRVAALNVEKARALYRVQRAELLPSVNASASGTHSRTPASTSSTGSATTSHQYSAEVGLSAYELDLFGRIRNLSDAALEDYLQLEETRRSTQISLIGEVATAWLTLAADRDLLHLAEETLASQQASYALQQRSHDLGNTSGLALAQAQTTVESARVDVATYQSQVQQDINALNLLVGGTLSDDLLPDGLDDSSAQLLEIPAGLPSSLLQQRPDVLAAEHGLKSANADIGAARAAFFPTISLTASAGSSSTALSGLFKSDSGAWSFAPSLSLPIFDGGANRANLDAAKSERDIQLATYEQTLQSAFREVADVLAERSTLRQRLQAQQALTDATARSYQLADVLYRNGASSYLNVLDAQRELYAARQDLISLQLTEQSNRITFYRVLGGGSLSQTPAANTPDGATP, translated from the coding sequence ATGAGCCGCGCGATGTTTCCCCTGGCGCTGGTCGCGGCGCTGACCCTGGCCGGCTGTGTCAACCTGGCGCCGGACTACCAGCAGCCGGCCGCGCCGGTCCCCGCGCAGTGGCCGGCCAGCGCCGACACCGGCACGGCCTCGGCGCAGCTCGGCTGGCAGAGCTTCTTCCTCGATGCGCGGCTGCGTCAGGTGGTAGGGCAGGCGCTGGACAACAACCGCGACCTGCGCGTCGCCGCCCTTAATGTGGAAAAGGCCCGCGCGCTTTACCGCGTGCAGCGTGCCGAGCTGCTGCCCAGCGTCAACGCGTCGGCCAGCGGCACGCACAGCCGCACGCCGGCGAGCACGAGCAGCACCGGCAGCGCCACGACCAGCCACCAGTACAGTGCGGAAGTTGGCCTGAGCGCTTATGAGCTGGATCTGTTCGGGCGCATCCGCAACCTCAGCGATGCCGCCCTGGAGGATTACCTGCAACTGGAGGAGACCCGCCGCAGCACGCAGATCAGCCTGATCGGTGAAGTCGCCACAGCCTGGCTGACCTTGGCCGCGGATCGCGACCTGCTGCACCTGGCCGAGGAAACCCTGGCCAGCCAGCAGGCCAGCTACGCCCTGCAGCAACGCAGCCATGATCTGGGCAACACCTCGGGCCTGGCGCTGGCGCAAGCGCAAACCACCGTGGAGTCGGCGCGGGTCGACGTGGCCACCTATCAGAGCCAGGTGCAGCAGGACATCAACGCCCTCAACCTGCTGGTCGGCGGCACACTCAGTGACGACCTGCTGCCCGATGGCCTCGACGACAGCAGCGCGCAACTGCTGGAAATCCCCGCTGGCCTGCCGTCGAGCCTGCTGCAGCAGCGCCCGGACGTGCTGGCCGCCGAGCACGGGCTGAAATCGGCCAACGCCGATATCGGCGCGGCACGTGCGGCGTTCTTCCCCACCATCAGCCTGACCGCCAGCGCCGGCAGCAGCAGTACCGCGCTCAGTGGGCTGTTCAAGAGCGACAGTGGCGCCTGGAGCTTTGCCCCGAGCCTGAGCCTGCCGATCTTCGACGGCGGCGCCAACCGCGCCAATCTCGATGCCGCCAAGAGCGAGCGCGACATCCAGCTGGCCACTTACGAGCAGACCCTGCAGAGCGCCTTCCGCGAGGTGGCCGACGTGCTCGCCGAACGCAGCACCCTGCGCCAGCGTCTGCAGGCCCAGCAGGCGCTGACCGACGCCACCGCGCGCAGTTACCAGTTGGCCGACGTGCTCTACCGCAACGGCGCCAGCAGCTACCTTAATGTGCTCGACGCACAGCGTGAGCTCTATGCCGCGCGCCAGGATCTGATCAGCCTGCAGCTGACCGAACAAAGCAACCGCATCACTTTCTACCGTGTGCTGGGAGGCGGCTCGCTGAGCCAGACCCCGGCCGCCAACACCCCCGATGGAGCGACCCCATGA
- a CDS encoding anti-virulence regulator CigR family protein, which yields MSTKTLITRLSCGLLLTSTLLHAAPQEQNDPHNGKHGTPAAQSSQPGKPSNQRPSQGKPQTQNKPQEQQSQGKPHQSASKAPGQAQGGKPPSDFSSVRKVFQERRGQIGKGGNVPASVHIQAGKPLPSGYGKRLDSAQLKGVPTYAGYEWRRVGSDMVLVAITTGIVHTILSGVLN from the coding sequence ATGAGCACCAAGACCCTGATTACCCGTTTGAGCTGCGGCCTGTTGCTGACCAGCACCTTGCTGCACGCCGCCCCGCAGGAGCAGAACGATCCCCACAACGGCAAGCACGGCACGCCGGCCGCGCAGAGCAGTCAGCCGGGTAAACCGTCGAATCAGCGGCCGAGCCAGGGCAAGCCGCAAACCCAGAACAAGCCACAGGAGCAACAGAGCCAAGGCAAACCGCACCAGAGTGCGAGCAAGGCGCCTGGCCAGGCCCAGGGCGGCAAGCCGCCGAGTGACTTCAGCAGCGTGCGCAAGGTGTTCCAGGAGCGCCGTGGGCAGATCGGCAAGGGCGGCAATGTACCGGCCAGCGTCCATATCCAGGCCGGCAAGCCGTTGCCTTCGGGCTACGGCAAGCGCCTGGACAGCGCCCAGCTCAAAGGCGTACCGACCTATGCCGGCTACGAATGGCGCCGCGTCGGCAGCGACATGGTGCTGGTCGCCATCACCACCGGCATCGTCCATACCATTCTCTCCGGCGTACTCAACTGA
- a CDS encoding helix-turn-helix transcriptional regulator produces MSTPTLAHALQRLADYHPMTSDGSHMFLEHHVEPLKLVGLENATVAQRAPRAFIDAGAALIFAIVHWLSPFQRPMPLMLELTYPEPADTRQLRRLFGDNLYFSARRNCMTFSVEAGAIELPTAAAALHPLHVEYAQARMSEQVDGSLEARVRRVLAEQLSQGISPSLSQIADQLGMSRRSLQHGLERDSANFSLLLDQARRRQADSFLRNTSRSLKYISAQLGFRDQSSFHKACMRWFNTSPNQYRALQEGRAL; encoded by the coding sequence ATGTCCACTCCGACGTTGGCTCACGCGCTGCAGCGCCTGGCCGATTATCACCCGATGACCAGCGACGGCTCGCACATGTTCCTGGAGCACCATGTCGAGCCCCTGAAGCTGGTTGGCCTGGAGAACGCCACGGTGGCCCAGCGGGCTCCGCGAGCCTTCATCGATGCGGGGGCGGCCTTGATCTTTGCCATCGTGCACTGGCTTTCGCCGTTTCAGCGGCCCATGCCATTGATGCTGGAACTGACCTATCCGGAGCCTGCCGACACGCGGCAGTTACGGCGCCTGTTTGGCGATAACCTGTATTTCTCGGCACGGCGCAATTGCATGACGTTCAGTGTTGAGGCTGGTGCGATCGAACTGCCCACTGCGGCCGCAGCCCTGCATCCCCTGCACGTCGAATATGCGCAGGCGCGCATGAGTGAGCAGGTGGATGGATCGCTGGAAGCCAGGGTAAGGCGCGTTCTGGCCGAGCAACTGAGTCAGGGTATCAGCCCGAGTCTCAGCCAGATTGCCGATCAGCTTGGTATGAGCCGGCGCAGCCTGCAACATGGCCTTGAGCGTGATTCGGCGAACTTCAGTCTGCTGCTGGACCAGGCCCGCCGCCGGCAGGCTGACAGTTTTCTGCGCAACACCAGCCGCAGTCTCAAGTACATCTCGGCGCAGCTGGGGTTTCGTGATCAGAGCAGCTTTCACAAGGCGTGCATGCGTTGGTTCAACACCTCGCCGAATCAGTACCGTGCATTACAGGAGGGTCGCGCGTTGTGA